Proteins from a single region of Numenius arquata chromosome Z, bNumArq3.hap1.1, whole genome shotgun sequence:
- the LOC141477656 gene encoding phospholipid-transporting ATPase IC-like isoform X3 — translation MISERDSETTFDEDSQPNDEVMPYSDDETEDELDSRQPTIEPGQNQINRGTKESREPLKKDCSWQVKANDPHFYEQPQFKRTTFLCFKKSKYAGNAIKTYKYNPITFIPLNLFEQFKRAANFYFLVLLILQSIPQITTLSWYTTLVPLLLVLGITAVKDLVDDITRHKMDNEVNNRTCEVIRDGRFKNTKWKDIKVGDIIRLKKNTFVPADILLLSSSEPNSLCYVETAELDGETNLKFKMALEVTHRYLQEESAMADFNGLIECEEPNNRLDKFAGTLFWRNTSYPLDADKILLRGCKIRNTDFCHGMVIFAGADTKIMKNSGKTRFKRTKIDSLMNYMVYTIFVVLILLSAGLAIGHTYWEQQIGNSSWYLYDAQDLSPPYRGFLNFWGYIIVLNTMVPISLYVSVEVIRLGQSYFINWDLQMYYPEKDTAAKARTTTLNEQLGQIHYIFSDKTGTLTQNIMTFKKCCIDGQRYGNANSLLFPEQQVDFSWNTYADGKFSFYDHYLIEQIKSGKEPEIQKFFFLLAICHTVMTDSSDGQLNYQAASPDEGALVTAARNFGYVFLSRTQNTITISEMGVERTYDVLAILDFNSDRKRMSVIVRESGGNIRLYCKGADTVIYERLHPRNLKREATEEALEIFASETLRTLCLCYRDISHDEFEAWNKKFVEASVATTNRDEALDKVYEEIEKNLILLGATAIEDKLQDGVPETISRLSKADIKIWVLTGDKKETAENIGFSCELLTDETTICYGEDISALLQTRLENQRNRAGSSAHSSLRMNEPFFQGSRDRALIITGSWLNEILLEKKKKKKKLKLKFPRTAEEEKKQAEKRRRAEAYKEQQQQNFVDLACECRAVICCRVTPKQKAMVVELVKKYKKAITLAIGDGANDVNMIKTAHIGVGISGQEGMQAVMSSDYSFGQFRYLQRLLLVHGRWSYIRMCKFLRYFFYKNFAFTLVHIWYSFFNGFSAQTAYEDWFITLYNVLYSSLPVLLVGLLDQDVSDKLSLRFPRLYVLGQKDVLFNYKKFFLSLLHGALTSLIIFFIPYGAYLKTMGQDGEAPSDYQSFAVTAASSLIFVVNLQIGLDTSYWTFVNAFSVFGSIALYFGITFDFHSAGIHVLFPSGFQFTGTAPNALRQPYLWLTMILSIAICLLPVVAQRFFSATIWPSESDRIQRNRKKYVAEEQEWKRRQSAFRRGVSGRRSAYAFSHQRGYADLIASGRSIRKKRAPLDAVLGSSGTPARDAPQTS, via the exons ATGATCTCAGAAAGGGATTCAGAGACCACCTTCGATGAGGATTCCCAGCCTAACGATGAGGTGATGCCGTACAGTGACGATGAGACGGAGGACGAGTTGGACAGTCGGCAGCCGACGATCGAACCAGGACAAAACCAAATCAACAGGGGCACCAAGGAGAGCCGAGAGCCGTTGAAGAAAG ACTGCAGCTGGCAAGTTAAAGCAAACGATCCACACTTCTACGAGCAGCCCCAGTTCAAGAGAACAACATTTCTCTgcttcaaaaaaagcaaatatgct GGAAATGCAATTAAGACGTACAAGTACAACCCGATCACGTTTATACCACTGAATCTGTTTGAACAGTTTAAAAGAGCAGCCAACTTCTATTTCCTTGTTCTTCTCATTTTGCAG TCGATTCCCCAGATAACTACCCTGTCATGGTACACAACGCTGGTGCCCTTGCTCCTGGTGCTGGGAATAACTGCAGTCAAGGACCTAGTGGATGACATT ACTCGTCACAAGATGGATAACGAGGTTAATAACAGGACGTGTGAAGTCATCAGGGACGGAAG GTTCAAAAACACAAAATGGAAAGATATTAAAGTTGGTGATATCATTCgtctgaagaaaaatactttcGTTCCT gcTGATAttttgctgctctccagctcGGAACCAAACAGTCTCTGCTACGTAGAGACAGCTGAACTAGATGG TGAGACTAACCTAAAGTTCAAAATGGCACTGGAGGTAACACACAGATACCTTCAGGAGGAAAGTGCGATGGCAGACTTCAATG GACTGATTGAATGTGAAGAACCCAATAACCGGCTGGATAAGTTTGCCGGAACGTTATTCTGGAGAAACACGAGTTATCCACTGGATGCTGATAAGATATTGTTACGTGGGTGTAAAATCAGGAATACAGACTTTTGCCATGGAATGGTTATATTTGCAG gtgctgatacaaaaataatgaaaaatagtggAAAGACAAGATTTAAAAGGACAAAGATTGACTCCCTTATGAATTACATGGTTTATACT ATCTTTGTGGTTCTCATCCTGCTGTCGGCTGGCCTGGCCATCGGACACACCTACTGGGAGCAGCAGATTGGCAACTCCTCCTGGTACCTCTACGATGCACAAGATTTAAGTCCTCCCTATCGTGGCTTCCTTAACTTTTGGGGATACATCATTGTTCTGAACACCATGGTCCCCATTTCCCTCTATGTGAG tgTCGAGGTGATTCGTTTGGGCCAAAGCTATTTCATAAACTGGGACCTGCAGATGTATTACCCGGAGAAGGACACGGCTGCCAAGGCCAGGACCACCACGCTCAACGAGCAGCTGGGGCAGATCCACTACATCTTCTCTGACAAGACGGGGACGCTCACGCAGAACATCATGACCTTTAAAAAATGTTGCATCGATGGCCAAAGATATG GTAACGCAAACTCTCTTCTGTTTCCTGAGCAGCAAGTGGATTTCAGCTGGAACACCTACGCGGATGGAAAGTTCTCATTCTATGATCACTATCTGATAGAGCAAATAAAATCTGGAAAGGAGCCAGAAAttcaaaagttcttttttctgcttgccaTTTGTCACACAGTCATGACTGACAGCTCTGATG GACAGCTCAATTACCAAGCGGCTTCCCCGGATGAAGGTGCCCTGGTTACAGCAGCCAGAAACTTTGGCTACGTTTTTCTCTCACGGACGCAAAATACTATCACTATCAGTGAGATGGGGGTTGAAAGAACGTACGATGTCCTTGCTATCTTGGATTTCAACAGCGACAGAAAACGGATGTCTGTCATTG TAAGAGAATCAGGTGGAAACATCAGGCTGTATTGTAAAGGGGCTGATACGGTAATTTATGAACGGTTGCACCCAAGGAATCTAAAGAGAGAAGCTACAGAAGAAGCACTAGAG atTTTTGCCAGTGAAACTCTCAGGACACTCTGCCTGTGCTATAGAGACATTAGTCACGATGAATTTGAAGCGTGGAATAAAAAGTTTGTGGAGGCCAGTGTAGCTACAACTAATCGTGACGAAGCTCTGGACAAAGTCTatgaggaaatagaaaaaaacttGATT CTGCTTGGTGCAACAGCTATTGAAGACAAACTACAGGATGGAGTTCCAGAAACTATTTCCAGGCTTTCAAAAGCAGACATTAAAATATGGGTGCTTACCGGTGACAAAAAAG aaACTGCTGAAAATATTGGATTTTCTTGTGAACTGTTAACAGATGAAACAACCATCTGCTATGGAGAAGATATCAG TGCTCTTCTTCAAACGAGGTTGGAAAACCAGAGGAACAGAGCTGGATCAAGTGCGCATTCCTCTCTAAGAATGAACGAGCCCTTCTTCCAGGGCAGTCGAGATCGGGCTTTAATAATCACTGGCTCCTGGTTG AATGAAATCCtactagagaagaaaaagaagaaaaaaaaactgaagcTGAAATTCCCTAGaacagcagaagaggagaaaaagcaagctgAGAAGAGGAGAAGGGCCGAAGCTtacaaagagcagcagcagcagaactttgTTGATCTGGCCTGTGAGTGCAGGGCTGTGATCTGCTGCCGGGTGACGCCGAAGCAGAAGGCCATGGTGGTGGAGCTGGTGAAGAAGTACAAGAAAGCTATTACTCTGGCAATCGGGGACGGTGCCAATGATGTAAACATGATTAAAA CTGCCCACATCGGAGTTGGAATCAGTGGCCAAGAAGGGATGCAAGCCGTCATGTCGAGTGACTACTCTTTTGGGCAATTCCGCTACCTCCAAAGGCTGCTGCTGGTCCACGGACGGTGGTCTTACATTAGGATGTGCAAGTTCTTAAGATACTTCTTCTACAAGAACTTTGCTTTTACACTAGTGCACATCTGGTATTCATTCTTTAATGGCTTCTCCGCCCAG ACAGCCTACGAGGACTGGTTCATCACGCTGTACAACGTCTTGTACTCCAGTCTCCCGGTTCTGCTGGTTGGCCTGCTTGACCAG GACGTGAGCGACAAATTGAGTCTTCGGTTCCCTAGGCTGTATGTTTTGGGACAGAAAGATGTACTCTTTAACTACAAGAAGTTCTTTTTAAGTTTGCTTCATGGAGCTTTAACTTCACTGATAATCTTCTTCATACCATATGGAGCTTACCTTAAAACCATGGGACAAGACGGAGAAGCGCCTTCAGATTATCAGTCATTTGCTgtcacagcagcatcttctcttaTATTTGTCGTCAACTTGCAG attGGCTTGGATACATCTTACTGGACTTTTGTTAATGCTTTTTCAGTATTTGGGAGTATTGCACTTTACTTTGGTATCACGTTTGACTTCCACAGCGCTGGAATCCACGTTCTCTTTCCTTCTGGCTTCCAGTTCACAG GAACTGCTCCCAATGCTCTGAGACAGCCGTACCTCTGGCTGACCATGATTTTATCCATTGCCATTTGCTTACTTCCTGTAGTGGCACAGCGCTTCTTTTCCGCAACGATTTGGCCTTCGGAAAGTGATCGA ATCCAGAGGAACCGCAAGAAGTACGTGGCGGAAGAGCAGGAGTGGAAGCGCAGGCAGAGTGCCTTTCGCCGTGGGGTGTCGGGCCGTCGCTCCGCCTACGCCTTCTCCCACCAGCGGGGCTACGCCGACCTCATCGCCTCCGGCCGCAGCATCCGCAAGAAGCGGGCTCCTCTGGACGCGGTCCTGGGCAGCAGCGGGACACCAGCCAGAGATGCTCCTCAAACCAGCTGA
- the LOC141477656 gene encoding phospholipid-transporting ATPase IC-like isoform X1: MISERDSETTFDEDSQPNDEVMPYSDDETEDELDSRQPTIEPGQNQINRGTKESREPLKKDCSWQVKANDPHFYEQPQFKRTTFLCFKKSKYAGNAIKTYKYNPITFIPLNLFEQFKRAANFYFLVLLILQSIPQITTLSWYTTLVPLLLVLGITAVKDLVDDITRHKMDNEVNNRTCEVIRDGRFKNTKWKDIKVGDIIRLKKNTFVPADILLLSSSEPNSLCYVETAELDGETNLKFKMALEVTHRYLQEESAMADFNGLIECEEPNNRLDKFAGTLFWRNTSYPLDADKILLRGCKIRNTDFCHGMVIFAGADTKIMKNSGKTRFKRTKIDSLMNYMVYTIFVVLILLSAGLAIGHTYWEQQIGNSSWYLYDAQDLSPPYRGFLNFWGYIIVLNTMVPISLYVSVEVIRLGQSYFINWDLQMYYPEKDTAAKARTTTLNEQLGQIHYIFSDKTGTLTQNIMTFKKCCIDGQRYGDWRDGAGQLQSHPQQQVDFSWNTYADGKFSFYDHYLIEQIKSGKEPEIQKFFFLLAICHTVMTDSSDGQLNYQAASPDEGALVTAARNFGYVFLSRTQNTITISEMGVERTYDVLAILDFNSDRKRMSVIVRESGGNIRLYCKGADTVIYERLHPRNLKREATEEALEIFASETLRTLCLCYRDISHDEFEAWNKKFVEASVATTNRDEALDKVYEEIEKNLILLGATAIEDKLQDGVPETISRLSKADIKIWVLTGDKKETAENIGFSCELLTDETTICYGEDISALLQTRLENQRNRAGSSAHSSLRMNEPFFQGSRDRALIITGSWLNEILLEKKKKKKKLKLKFPRTAEEEKKQAEKRRRAEAYKEQQQQNFVDLACECRAVICCRVTPKQKAMVVELVKKYKKAITLAIGDGANDVNMIKTAHIGVGISGQEGMQAVMSSDYSFGQFRYLQRLLLVHGRWSYIRMCKFLRYFFYKNFAFTLVHIWYSFFNGFSAQTAYEDWFITLYNVLYSSLPVLLVGLLDQDVSDKLSLRFPRLYVLGQKDVLFNYKKFFLSLLHGALTSLIIFFIPYGAYLKTMGQDGEAPSDYQSFAVTAASSLIFVVNLQIGLDTSYWTFVNAFSVFGSIALYFGITFDFHSAGIHVLFPSGFQFTGTAPNALRQPYLWLTMILSIAICLLPVVAQRFFSATIWPSESDRIQRNRKKYVAEEQEWKRRQSAFRRGVSGRRSAYAFSHQRGYADLIASGRSIRKKRAPLDAVLGSSGTPARDAPQTS; encoded by the exons ATGATCTCAGAAAGGGATTCAGAGACCACCTTCGATGAGGATTCCCAGCCTAACGATGAGGTGATGCCGTACAGTGACGATGAGACGGAGGACGAGTTGGACAGTCGGCAGCCGACGATCGAACCAGGACAAAACCAAATCAACAGGGGCACCAAGGAGAGCCGAGAGCCGTTGAAGAAAG ACTGCAGCTGGCAAGTTAAAGCAAACGATCCACACTTCTACGAGCAGCCCCAGTTCAAGAGAACAACATTTCTCTgcttcaaaaaaagcaaatatgct GGAAATGCAATTAAGACGTACAAGTACAACCCGATCACGTTTATACCACTGAATCTGTTTGAACAGTTTAAAAGAGCAGCCAACTTCTATTTCCTTGTTCTTCTCATTTTGCAG TCGATTCCCCAGATAACTACCCTGTCATGGTACACAACGCTGGTGCCCTTGCTCCTGGTGCTGGGAATAACTGCAGTCAAGGACCTAGTGGATGACATT ACTCGTCACAAGATGGATAACGAGGTTAATAACAGGACGTGTGAAGTCATCAGGGACGGAAG GTTCAAAAACACAAAATGGAAAGATATTAAAGTTGGTGATATCATTCgtctgaagaaaaatactttcGTTCCT gcTGATAttttgctgctctccagctcGGAACCAAACAGTCTCTGCTACGTAGAGACAGCTGAACTAGATGG TGAGACTAACCTAAAGTTCAAAATGGCACTGGAGGTAACACACAGATACCTTCAGGAGGAAAGTGCGATGGCAGACTTCAATG GACTGATTGAATGTGAAGAACCCAATAACCGGCTGGATAAGTTTGCCGGAACGTTATTCTGGAGAAACACGAGTTATCCACTGGATGCTGATAAGATATTGTTACGTGGGTGTAAAATCAGGAATACAGACTTTTGCCATGGAATGGTTATATTTGCAG gtgctgatacaaaaataatgaaaaatagtggAAAGACAAGATTTAAAAGGACAAAGATTGACTCCCTTATGAATTACATGGTTTATACT ATCTTTGTGGTTCTCATCCTGCTGTCGGCTGGCCTGGCCATCGGACACACCTACTGGGAGCAGCAGATTGGCAACTCCTCCTGGTACCTCTACGATGCACAAGATTTAAGTCCTCCCTATCGTGGCTTCCTTAACTTTTGGGGATACATCATTGTTCTGAACACCATGGTCCCCATTTCCCTCTATGTGAG tgTCGAGGTGATTCGTTTGGGCCAAAGCTATTTCATAAACTGGGACCTGCAGATGTATTACCCGGAGAAGGACACGGCTGCCAAGGCCAGGACCACCACGCTCAACGAGCAGCTGGGGCAGATCCACTACATCTTCTCTGACAAGACGGGGACGCTCACGCAGAACATCATGACCTTTAAAAAATGTTGCATCGATGGCCAAAGATATG GGGACTGGCGGGACGGAGCGGGGCAGCTGCAGAGCCACCCGCAG CAGCAAGTGGATTTCAGCTGGAACACCTACGCGGATGGAAAGTTCTCATTCTATGATCACTATCTGATAGAGCAAATAAAATCTGGAAAGGAGCCAGAAAttcaaaagttcttttttctgcttgccaTTTGTCACACAGTCATGACTGACAGCTCTGATG GACAGCTCAATTACCAAGCGGCTTCCCCGGATGAAGGTGCCCTGGTTACAGCAGCCAGAAACTTTGGCTACGTTTTTCTCTCACGGACGCAAAATACTATCACTATCAGTGAGATGGGGGTTGAAAGAACGTACGATGTCCTTGCTATCTTGGATTTCAACAGCGACAGAAAACGGATGTCTGTCATTG TAAGAGAATCAGGTGGAAACATCAGGCTGTATTGTAAAGGGGCTGATACGGTAATTTATGAACGGTTGCACCCAAGGAATCTAAAGAGAGAAGCTACAGAAGAAGCACTAGAG atTTTTGCCAGTGAAACTCTCAGGACACTCTGCCTGTGCTATAGAGACATTAGTCACGATGAATTTGAAGCGTGGAATAAAAAGTTTGTGGAGGCCAGTGTAGCTACAACTAATCGTGACGAAGCTCTGGACAAAGTCTatgaggaaatagaaaaaaacttGATT CTGCTTGGTGCAACAGCTATTGAAGACAAACTACAGGATGGAGTTCCAGAAACTATTTCCAGGCTTTCAAAAGCAGACATTAAAATATGGGTGCTTACCGGTGACAAAAAAG aaACTGCTGAAAATATTGGATTTTCTTGTGAACTGTTAACAGATGAAACAACCATCTGCTATGGAGAAGATATCAG TGCTCTTCTTCAAACGAGGTTGGAAAACCAGAGGAACAGAGCTGGATCAAGTGCGCATTCCTCTCTAAGAATGAACGAGCCCTTCTTCCAGGGCAGTCGAGATCGGGCTTTAATAATCACTGGCTCCTGGTTG AATGAAATCCtactagagaagaaaaagaagaaaaaaaaactgaagcTGAAATTCCCTAGaacagcagaagaggagaaaaagcaagctgAGAAGAGGAGAAGGGCCGAAGCTtacaaagagcagcagcagcagaactttgTTGATCTGGCCTGTGAGTGCAGGGCTGTGATCTGCTGCCGGGTGACGCCGAAGCAGAAGGCCATGGTGGTGGAGCTGGTGAAGAAGTACAAGAAAGCTATTACTCTGGCAATCGGGGACGGTGCCAATGATGTAAACATGATTAAAA CTGCCCACATCGGAGTTGGAATCAGTGGCCAAGAAGGGATGCAAGCCGTCATGTCGAGTGACTACTCTTTTGGGCAATTCCGCTACCTCCAAAGGCTGCTGCTGGTCCACGGACGGTGGTCTTACATTAGGATGTGCAAGTTCTTAAGATACTTCTTCTACAAGAACTTTGCTTTTACACTAGTGCACATCTGGTATTCATTCTTTAATGGCTTCTCCGCCCAG ACAGCCTACGAGGACTGGTTCATCACGCTGTACAACGTCTTGTACTCCAGTCTCCCGGTTCTGCTGGTTGGCCTGCTTGACCAG GACGTGAGCGACAAATTGAGTCTTCGGTTCCCTAGGCTGTATGTTTTGGGACAGAAAGATGTACTCTTTAACTACAAGAAGTTCTTTTTAAGTTTGCTTCATGGAGCTTTAACTTCACTGATAATCTTCTTCATACCATATGGAGCTTACCTTAAAACCATGGGACAAGACGGAGAAGCGCCTTCAGATTATCAGTCATTTGCTgtcacagcagcatcttctcttaTATTTGTCGTCAACTTGCAG attGGCTTGGATACATCTTACTGGACTTTTGTTAATGCTTTTTCAGTATTTGGGAGTATTGCACTTTACTTTGGTATCACGTTTGACTTCCACAGCGCTGGAATCCACGTTCTCTTTCCTTCTGGCTTCCAGTTCACAG GAACTGCTCCCAATGCTCTGAGACAGCCGTACCTCTGGCTGACCATGATTTTATCCATTGCCATTTGCTTACTTCCTGTAGTGGCACAGCGCTTCTTTTCCGCAACGATTTGGCCTTCGGAAAGTGATCGA ATCCAGAGGAACCGCAAGAAGTACGTGGCGGAAGAGCAGGAGTGGAAGCGCAGGCAGAGTGCCTTTCGCCGTGGGGTGTCGGGCCGTCGCTCCGCCTACGCCTTCTCCCACCAGCGGGGCTACGCCGACCTCATCGCCTCCGGCCGCAGCATCCGCAAGAAGCGGGCTCCTCTGGACGCGGTCCTGGGCAGCAGCGGGACACCAGCCAGAGATGCTCCTCAAACCAGCTGA